Sequence from the Pseudomonas frederiksbergensis genome:
ACACTACCCTCGAAGGCGCACAGGTCCGCGCGGACACCATCAAGGCCTCGATTGGTGGCAACCTGAATATTGTTTCTCTCCAGGACACCGAATCGTCGAAAAGCAAGCAAAGCAGCGGGGGGATCGGAGCGAGCATCTGCGTTCCGCCGTTCTGCTACGGCTCCATGGTCGCGGGTTCGGCGAATATTGCCGGCGCCAACATGAACAGTGACTACAAGGCCGTGACCGACCAGAGCGGATTGTTCGCTGGTGCCGGTGGCTACGACATCCATGTGGGTAAAACCACGACCCTGCAGGGCGCTGTGATTGCCAGTGAGGCGCTCGCGGATCAAAACCGCCTCAGCACGGATCGCTTGCTCGTCAGCGATATCAAGAACAGCAGCAATATCGAGAGCCAATCGGCGGGAATTTCCATCTCGGGCAGCAATGTTGGCGGCTCCTCATTCGGCGGCAGCATCCCAGTAGCCCTTAAGGACAAAGATCACAGCTACACCCGCAGTGCTGTCAGCGAAGGCACGATCGTTGTTCGTAATCCCGAGGGCGCGGCTGACCTGGTGGGGCTGAACCGCGATACCGCCAACGCCAATCAGAAGCTGGACAAGCCTGATGAAGAGGCCATGCAGGAGCGTATCGACCTGATTCAAAGCTCGGCGCAACTGGCCAGCGGTGTTATCAGCACGGTCGCTAAGGCTAAGGCGGATGAGGCCAAGAGGCTTGGGCAGGAGGCAAAGGATCAAGCCAATGCCGGTTCGCCGGCTGCCGAGTCAACCGCCCGGGCGGCGGAAGCGGCCAGTTTGGAAGCCGCCCGCTGGCAGGTAGGCGGTGATAAGAAACTGATGGCTGATATCGCCTCTGGCTTGATTGCCGCAGGTCTTGGCGGAGCCACGGGCGGCACAGCTGTTGGCATCGTCGCCAATACAACGTCCAGCGACATATTCAACAGAATTGGCAGCTTTGCCGACGAACAGAAAAACCGTAAGGACATCGATAGCGTGACCAAGGCCGCCTGGGCGGAAGGCGGCGCGGCGCGCGTCATGTTGCATGCCTTGGCGGGAGCGGCGATGGGGCTTTCCAGTGGTAGCGTGCAGAGCGGGGCATTGGGTGCGGGCGCCTCAGCTCTATTGCCGTCCGTCATGCAAGCTTTGGCTGGCAGCAAGCTGACAGAAATGGAGCAAAAGACCGTAGCCTCGCTAATAGCTGCTGGCGTCGGTACGACGGTTGGATCCGGTAGTGGCGTGATCGGTTCGGTCGTGGCCGGTGGCACTGCGCTGGGAGTGGAGAAGTACAACCGGCAGTTGCATCCAGACGAAATAAAGTTCGCCTCAGACGATGATCGAGTCAGTCGTTACGCGAAGGAAAAGGGCATCACTGATGAACAGGCGAGAATGGAGCTCTTGCGAACCGCAGCAGCGATGGTTGACCGAGGATGGAATGCTGTACTGGATGTGAAGGATGGCAAGACGGCAGATGCCGCCAACTTCCTTCGAACGGAGCTTTCGCAGCTGAAAAGCACAGATCTGTTTCAGGTGAGCCTGGCTGACTATAACAATGAGCGACTGGGCTTGGCAGAGCTGATGAAAGACAGGAAGTCAGTTGAAAATCTGGTCAAGTACATTGAGCTGGTTGACCCTTACCATTACATGCGTGACCCAAAGAATCAGGCCGCAATACTTAATGCAAAGGGCCAAGGCAGCGCCGAAGGTTTTGCTAACGCTGTGGAGAACCTGGCGAGTTTCGGATCCAAGACGGCACTTATGGCGATGAGTACGGTGAATTGTCCGAGTTGTGGAGGACGGCAATTTGCCGCTGCCGTGGAGGCTGTCCAAAGTTTGCCTGAAGACTTAAGGCTCAAGGGGTATCTGGACACCCTGCATATCATGCAAGGGTATGGCGCTGATGTGCTGAGGCAGAATGAGGCTATTGCGACTTCTGCGGGAGTGGGCATCGGTCTGGGCGGTGCGGGAGCCGGTAGCGCAGGGTTGGCGACGACACGCCTGACAGGTGAGCTTGCAGAGGCAGTGGGGAAGCGCTTCACCGGAATACTTAACGAAGCGTCCGAGCAAGCGCTGATCAAAAGTGGCGGTATCTTTGGTCCCGATGGCAAGCCGATGATGGATCTGGCAGTGTTAACCAACGAGCAGAAAAGCGTCATGGGTGACTTGTTTGGCGGGCGTTCTGTGCAACAAATCGTTCCAGAAGGACAGAAGCTGGCACGGGTTCCAGGGGTTGGGGAAACGGGAATTGATGATCTTTATAAGGTGGATCGCCCGGATGTTGATTATGTTGTTATCGAATACAAGTTTCTTAGTAACAACAAAAAACCGGGGTCATCAGGGCTAGGTAATACTCAAGATGGCAAGCAAGGCTCCATAGCGTGGACGCTTGGTGGTGATCGTTTAGAACGGTCGGTTGGACAAGATCAGAGCTTGGAGGTAGAAGCTGCTGTTCGGTCGAACCGCACTGAAACTTGGGTCGTCAGGACTCGTCCCGATGGCTCCACGGAGGTCGAGGTGCTGGACGCGCGTGGTAAAGTCAAATCAATAGACACTTCTAAGATATTGCCCTCAAAAACTTTGAACGGGGTTCTTCCATGATTCGTGCACCGATGGGAGATAAAGAGTATTGGGACAACCGTCAGGTAAAAGATCTGCAATGGATTGAGCGAGCGGATCTAATGTTGGCAGAACCTTCCGCGAATCCCGAGTATGGACCGCAGTTCGCATTCAATTTCGCGAAGCACTGTTTACGTGCAAGTATTAGGGTGTATTCCCGCGGTGGTGATGTTGGAGAGATGGCCAGCTTTTTTGCTCGGCTTTTAGACGCTTGGGAGCTCTCCAATCGCACCTCCGAAGTAATCTGCGCAGAAAACAATCTCCAGACTTGCCGAGACTGGACCTTTGAGCTCACAAATTTAAACCACTATATCTGGTGTTTCTGGTTGGTGAGCCTGGCGCTCGTTCTTGAAATTCCCGACGACCAGTGGCTTCGTTTGGTTGCGTTGATAGGCGAGGGCGGGCAGGACGTTCTGCTTGATCGAGTCATGGCGTCACGTCAACCAGAGCGGCCGATTGGGGAGAACCTCCTGCATGCCAAGCCCTACGCAAGGCTGCTCAAGGCCATTGACGCGCCGCAGGCGCAGCAAGCAACGTTGTTGCTTGCTTTCGTAAAACATTGGTATCCAGAGTTGAACCGGCGCGGCAAACAGCAACCGTGGTGGTACATCTATGGTGATCCAGTGAAACATCCGCTTGAGATGGGAAGCTATTTTGGTCGTTGGTGTTTCGAGGCGGTCGCCGCCGTGAAAGTCTTTGGGCTTGATGATAGTGACTGCATCGGACATGAGCATTATCCGGGAGATTTACTCCATCCCGGTGAAGAAGCTGTTCCAACACCTGGGCCAGTCGCCAAGCCTGGATGGTGGGCAAGGTTGTTAGGACGTTCAGGTTAAGCAATGTCCAAATCAGTCATCGATTACTAGAACGTGGTCATCGCTATTGCGCTTTTGTCGAAAGTACTTCGGCGGTCTGTGGTCATTTTCAAATTTTTGCAGGGAAGTAATCATGAAAAAAACCACCTTTTTAGTTCTAGCCATGGCCCTGGCAGGCTGTCATTCAAACGTCAGGGACTCCTCGCCAAGCCTGTTCAAGGATGGCGTGCAGTTGCAACAACCCAAGGTCGTCGCTGACGCGGAACACGCCAAGATCATCATGAAGGCGACAGGATTCACCCACCCGGTCCAATTCTCCGTGCGGCGCAGTTCCGATGCAGACCAACGTGCCGAGGTCTTGGGAACCGTGGTCGATTCCGGTCGTGGCAAGGTATTCGGCTGGATCGCCAAAGTGAACGAGGTTGCCAACAGCGCCACCGTAAAACGCTTCCCCCAGCTGGAGGTGCAGGCTGACCCCGGGCAGGCGATTGAAGTGATCGGTGAATCACGGGTCTACGACTCGAACTACTACCGCTATGCCGAAAAAATTGTTTATGCGTGCGGCCCTATGAGTTCCACCTTCAAGCCCGAGAAGCAAAAGGTTTACCTGGTGGAGTTCGTGATCATTGGGGCAGGTTGTGAGCAGCATGTTTACGATGTCACTCAACCTCAGGAGCGTATTCCTGTGGCGAGCGTCCAGGGGCTTTGAGTCGGACTTGAAAAGCAGAAGGTCCGGAAGCGAAAGGGGGACAGACTTATCTGTATGCTCAGTTCTTAAATGAATCTATCCCTTTCCCTCCGTTCGGTCGTCGGTGCTCGAAGGCATGCTTGTGTTGGCGCTGTTTGAGGACATTTTGGCGCAGTTATGGCGCAGTTCTCAGAACTGCGCCATTTGCATTTAATCCGCCGCCTGCGCCCGCAATCGCCTGCCAATCACATCCATCACATCACACCCGTCGCGCAACGCGATCGTCAGCATTTTGCAAAAGTTGGAAAGCACCAGTGTGTCGGAACTGATCTCTGAGCGGAACGCAATATTTTCCAGCAGTTGGGTCACGGTGCGGATGCGGTAGTCAGCGGTTTCGAAGAGGACATCAAGCGGGGCTTCGGTGTCGATCAGCAGCGTGGCGGGGGTGCAGTCGATGCCGGTGATGGGCATGTATCGATTCATGGGTAGGACCTCATTCAATTGAAAGGAGCTACCTCGTTGTCGAGTCGCCAAACCCGAGTCGCCATTAGGGCGACGACGAACTATAGGCCGTCCCGTTCAAGTGCCACAAGACAGCGCTTTCTGAGCTTCAAGTAGGAGCTTTGACTTTTAAACTGCTGAATTTCCTACATCGCTTTGCGGCTATAAACGGGGTCGAGTCATTCCATTCGGCCTATTGTCATGACCAGGGAGCAGACCGTGGCGAGGGAGCAACCTCCCTCGCCACGAAAGCGATGCAGCTCTATCCAGCCGTTGCAAATGATCGGCCCGGCATATGACGGGCTGATAGAAATAGGCAATGCCCCAAGGCAAACCGGCATAGGTGGGTCAGTTTTCGATCGTTACCATGGCTTCCTGCCTATCCATCTGGAGTTCACCATGCACGACAGAAAAACCCTCTTCATCACCGGCGTGAGCAGTGGCTTGGGCAACGCCCTGGCGCAAGAGGCGCTCGCAGCGGGCTACCGTGTCATCGGCACCGTGCGCAGTGAGGCGGCGTTGCAGGCCTTCGAAGCGCTTTCCACGGAACGTGCCCATGGCGTGATCCTGGATGTCACCGAGTTCGACCGAATCGATAGCGCAGTGGCGGAGGTCGAAACCACTTACGGTCCGGTCGATGTCCTGGTCAACAATGCCGGCTACGGCCACGAAGGCATCCTCGAAGAATCGCCGCTGGAGGAGATGCGTCGCCAGTTCGACGTCAACGTGTTTGGCGCGGTCGCGGTGACCAAGGCGTTCGTGCCGTATTTTCGTCAGCGCCGTGCCGGCCATATCATCAACATCACGTCCATGGGCGGCACCATTACGATGCCGGGCATTTCCTATTACTGCGCGAGCAAGTTTGCCCTCGAAGGCCTCTCCGATACGCTGAGCAAGGAGCTGCTACCGTTCAACATCTTCGTGACGGCCGTTGCGCCTGGCTCGTTCCGCACCGATTGGGCCGGCCGTTCGATGCAGCGCACTGCTCGAAGCATTGCCGACTACGACGCCAGTTTTGAACCGATCCGTAAAGCGCGCGTGGAGAAAAGCGGCAAGCAACTGGGCGATCCTAGGAAAGCGGCACAAGCGATGTTGCAGATCATTGCCAGCCCGACGCCGCCCGCGCATTTGCTGTTGGGCAGCGATGCACTGAACCTGGTGCGCGACAAGCTCAGTCGGGCGGCCAGCGAGATTGATCAATGGGAAGCGCTGACCCGTTCGACTGACGGTTGAACAGCCAGCAAAAGGAGGCGTCGATGATTCAGGCCGCTACGCATATGGTGCAGTTGATGGAACAGCTCGCGCCTGTCGAGGGCTACAACCTCAGCGCGCTGGATGACATTCGGTTCCTTCGTTCGAACCGGCCACTGACGCGCACGCCGGTCCTGTACGAGCCCGGTATCGTGATCCTGTGCCAGGGGCGCAAGCGCGGCTATCTGGGCGATGACGTCTACGTGTATGACGCCCAGCACTACCTGGTGGTGTCCGTCCCTGTTCCGTTCACCATGGAGACCGACGCCAGCGCCAAGGAGCCTATGCTGGCGATCTACATGCGCCTCGATTTGCAACTGGCCAGCGAGCTGATGCTGCAAGTGGACGAAACCCTCGGCCCCAGCGATGCCCAGCCCAAAGGCATGTACGCCTCGCCCATGGACGATCCGCTGCGCAGCTCGACGTTGCGTTTCCTGGAGGCAATGAGTTATCCGGGCGACGCGCAAATTCTCGGACCGTCGCTGATACGGGAAATCTACTACCGCATCCTGACCGGCGAGCAGGGCGGTTCGATGCGCGCCGCCCTCGCTCGCCAGGGGCACTTCGGCAAGATCACGCGGGCGATCCGAAAGATCCATAGCAGCTACCACGAGCCTCTGGACGTCGAAACGCTCGCTCACGAAGCGGGCATGAGCGTGCCCAACTTTCACCTGCACTTTCGCGGTGTGACGAACTCTTCGCCCATGCAATATTTGAAATCGACACGCCTGCACCAGGCGCGCTTATTGATGTTGCGCAACACGATGAGCGCCTCGACGGCGGCGTTCAATGTTGGCTATGAAAGCGCCTCGCAATTCAGCCGCGAGTTCAAGCGGATGTTCGGGCGAACGCCTCAGGCGGAGATTGAATGGATGAGGGCAACGTATGCGTTGCCCGAAGCTCCGGGAGTGTCTGGTTATGTTTCGTCGCATTAGAATCAACTATCTCCACCGCGCCCGGTGCGATGGAGGTCACGCGAACCTTGTCGCCCAAACTAAGATTGATGATGTGCCCGCTTTCCTGCGCAAGGAAACGTGGCAGCGCCGCGGCGATGCCGTAGAGCGTGCCCTTGAGATTCACATCGATCATGGCGTCCCACTCATCGGTGTTGACCTCCGCCATGGGACGAATCGGCATCAGCCCG
This genomic interval carries:
- a CDS encoding oxidoreductase produces the protein MHDRKTLFITGVSSGLGNALAQEALAAGYRVIGTVRSEAALQAFEALSTERAHGVILDVTEFDRIDSAVAEVETTYGPVDVLVNNAGYGHEGILEESPLEEMRRQFDVNVFGAVAVTKAFVPYFRQRRAGHIINITSMGGTITMPGISYYCASKFALEGLSDTLSKELLPFNIFVTAVAPGSFRTDWAGRSMQRTARSIADYDASFEPIRKARVEKSGKQLGDPRKAAQAMLQIIASPTPPAHLLLGSDALNLVRDKLSRAASEIDQWEALTRSTDG
- a CDS encoding AraC family transcriptional regulator, coding for MIQAATHMVQLMEQLAPVEGYNLSALDDIRFLRSNRPLTRTPVLYEPGIVILCQGRKRGYLGDDVYVYDAQHYLVVSVPVPFTMETDASAKEPMLAIYMRLDLQLASELMLQVDETLGPSDAQPKGMYASPMDDPLRSSTLRFLEAMSYPGDAQILGPSLIREIYYRILTGEQGGSMRAALARQGHFGKITRAIRKIHSSYHEPLDVETLAHEAGMSVPNFHLHFRGVTNSSPMQYLKSTRLHQARLLMLRNTMSASTAAFNVGYESASQFSREFKRMFGRTPQAEIEWMRATYALPEAPGVSGYVSSH
- a CDS encoding PoNe immunity protein domain-containing protein, with product MIRAPMGDKEYWDNRQVKDLQWIERADLMLAEPSANPEYGPQFAFNFAKHCLRASIRVYSRGGDVGEMASFFARLLDAWELSNRTSEVICAENNLQTCRDWTFELTNLNHYIWCFWLVSLALVLEIPDDQWLRLVALIGEGGQDVLLDRVMASRQPERPIGENLLHAKPYARLLKAIDAPQAQQATLLLAFVKHWYPELNRRGKQQPWWYIYGDPVKHPLEMGSYFGRWCFEAVAAVKVFGLDDSDCIGHEHYPGDLLHPGEEAVPTPGPVAKPGWWARLLGRSG